The Actinomyces faecalis genome includes the window TGCCGGGGTCAGGTCGAGGAGCCTGGCCAGATGGGCAGCGGAGACCGGCCCCTTCTCCACGATGAGGTCAAGGACCCTGGCCCGGGTTGAGTCGTCGTCGACCGTGTTCATGACCGTTCCTCCCCTCCTCGGACGGTAGGCCTAGGCCGGACGGCCTACGCACTGCCCCACTTTAACCAAGATCTGTCTTCCGATATTCGCTCGACGCGGCGATCAGCAGGTCTCAGCGCGTGGGATCCAGCACGTATATCGCTCAGAGGAGGGCCCTATACCCGGCCCGGCACAGCGACGACGACGGCGTCTACGGCGCCGCTCAGACCGTCGCCGCAGGCTCGAGCTCAGCGGTCTGCCGGGCTCGCCATGCTCAGCCCAGCGGTCGGCTCAGCAGCTCAACGTCCTTCCACAAGCGTGGCGTCGTGATCCCACCGATGAATCCGCCCCGGTCATCGAACTCAAAACCACCCAGACACCACTGCCCAAGGCGATCCTGGAACAACTGACCGGCATAGACGGTGTCAGGCGAGACATAGCGAGCATGAGCAATGTCCCAGGGACCCAAGGCGCTTTCTCCCTGGGCCACCCACACTCCGCCCGCACCCGGCACCGCCTGCATGTCCTGCCCGCAGGAGAACACCAGGTAGTGCTGACCATCAACACACCTGGACTGCATCACCTCAATCTGGCCGAACGGAACATCAGGGTGGCTCAGGGGCGGCAGCACCTCCCAGTGATCAAGATCGTCCGAGACCGCGTGCCCTACGACACCGCTGCGACGGATCTCTGCACCCTTGCCCCGTGCGGTGATGAGCATGTGCCAGCGCCCCTCGTGGCGGAAGACGTAGGGGTCTCGCCAGGCCTCGTCATAGGGGTAGGCAGGGTTCCACTTCTGGTACCACCGAGCGTCAGCGACTAGGGGCTCACTGGTGGCACGCTCGAAGACAACGCCGTCACACGAGTCCACCCAACCAATCCGTTGCACAGCACCGGCCTCGGCCCTGCTGATACCGGTGTAGAAGACTCGAATGCCTCCCTCTGGCTTCATCACTGCAGAGCCGGTCCAGATCGCCTTGTCGTCAAATGCCGGACCATCTGTGTGGACCACCGCGTCTGGCAACAAGACCCACTGCTGCAGGTCCGTCGAGACGGCGTGTCCCATCGAGGCGTTCTGGTGCCGACGCTCAGGATCGTGCAGGGCACGCGACGCCCGCAGAAAGAAGGCGTGATAACGCTCCCCGTCATCGAGGAACCAGTGGTCCCAGACCCAGTGGTCACGAAGCTGAAGACTCATGCGAACTCCTAAATTCTCATGCCGGAAAAGAGTGCAGGTCCCCCGTAGGAGCACAGAGGCTGCAGCGTATCGGTCTGGAAGCGGGTGCCGTCCCACTGCCCAACCCAGTAGACGTATGTCATGGGCAGACCGGCGCCGACGGCATCCATGCTCGAGGTCCAGGTCCACTCCGTCAGATTCGTCGAGACGTACACCGTGGCGTACTTCCTCCGCCCGATGACGCAGACCCACTCAGAGCGCTCCTCGTCCCAGACCACTTTCGGATCACGGAACCACTCGGCGTTGTCGATCTCCTCAGCACTGCGAGCCGTGCGACCGTCGGGGTTCATGATGACTGGCGTCTGGCGTCGAGTGAAGGAGATCCCGTCAGTCGACCAGTACAGGTACTGCTCCTGATACCGTCTTACTCCCCCGGTCGGCTGAGTAGCCAGCACGATCACCGCTCCACGTCCGTACCCGGCCGTACCGTCGACGTCGACCACGGCAGACCCGCTCCATACCGGAAAGCCAGGCTCAACAGGTATGGCCACGCGGTGGTCGGTGAAGGTGACAAGGTCCGTCGTCGTCGCAACATCCCAGCCGCCGTCACCGACGTTGGTCTGCGAGTGCAGGTAGTAGAGCAAGTTCTTGTCACCCAGACGGATCGGCCGTTGGCAGTCGCAGAGCCAGCCACTCGGCGCAGCCATGTGAAAGACCGCCCTTAGCCTCTCGTCAGAGGCAGGAGTCATGGCCTGGCACGGGGGATGAGCGATGAGGCTCATACCGCCTACGCCCGAGGCGCGAATGAGTGACCGGCGCGACATCACGAGATTCGTCCGGACATGAAGTGCGTGAAAACACGCATAGCCTCCCCCTTGAGACATCGTGGTCAATCACGAACGGCCTAGTCCCGCTTGAGGACTGAATCCCGCCGAACCGGTGGGCAGGAGACTCGCCTGGTGCCGTCGTGTGGCAGCGGTTCCTCACCGAGAAGTGCTCGCACCCCCGCTGCACCCAGCTCGTAGTGAGGCAGGGCCACCGTCGACAGCGGCGGGTGAAGGTGCCCGGCAATGACCTCTTGGTTGTCGAAGCCGACGACGGAGACGTCACGCGGGACAACCAGGCCCCGCTCCCGGAGACGGTCATACATCCCCATGGCCACGCGATCGTTGTGGCAGCACACACCCGTGACACCTGAGCTGATGACCTGATCGGCGATGGCGAACCCACCCTCCTGGTCAGGCTCCGTCTGCCAGATCAGCGCCTCGTCAACCGGGATATCCACATCGGTCAGGGCGCGGCGAAATCCCGCCAGGCGGCAGCTCTGGGCCGGCGACGCTGAGGTCGTGTTGACAAAGGCAATGCGCTGGTGACCAGCCTCTAGCAAAAGCCTGGCTGCCTCAGCTCCACCTTGCTCCTCATCAGGAACGACTGCAGGCAGCTGCCCCCGCTCGTCGTAGCAGTTGACAAGTACGGTGGAGACCTCATCCAACAAGGACGGCGGCAGCACTCGATGGTGGTACCAGCGAGAGTAGAGGATCCCTCGCACGTTGTACTGCAGCATCATCGAGATCGCC containing:
- a CDS encoding glycosyl hydrolase family 32, with the protein product MSLQLRDHWVWDHWFLDDGERYHAFFLRASRALHDPERRHQNASMGHAVSTDLQQWVLLPDAVVHTDGPAFDDKAIWTGSAVMKPEGGIRVFYTGISRAEAGAVQRIGWVDSCDGVVFERATSEPLVADARWYQKWNPAYPYDEAWRDPYVFRHEGRWHMLITARGKGAEIRRSGVVGHAVSDDLDHWEVLPPLSHPDVPFGQIEVMQSRCVDGQHYLVFSCGQDMQAVPGAGGVWVAQGESALGPWDIAHARYVSPDTVYAGQLFQDRLGQWCLGGFEFDDRGGFIGGITTPRLWKDVELLSRPLG
- a CDS encoding LacI family DNA-binding transcriptional regulator, with amino-acid sequence MPTHSDGDSRVTMRQVAEAAGVSVTTVSHVVNRKPGARIGEDARHRVLAAVEALGYRPNALAKTLVKGRSPFIGIVADSIASTPFAGQIVRGAQEEAWKRGYVLLVANTEGNAVAEEQAISMMLQYNVRGILYSRWYHHRVLPPSLLDEVSTVLVNCYDERGQLPAVVPDEEQGGAEAARLLLEAGHQRIAFVNTTSASPAQSCRLAGFRRALTDVDIPVDEALIWQTEPDQEGGFAIADQVISSGVTGVCCHNDRVAMGMYDRLRERGLVVPRDVSVVGFDNQEVIAGHLHPPLSTVALPHYELGAAGVRALLGEEPLPHDGTRRVSCPPVRRDSVLKRD